The following proteins are co-located in the Eleginops maclovinus isolate JMC-PN-2008 ecotype Puerto Natales chromosome 1, JC_Emac_rtc_rv5, whole genome shotgun sequence genome:
- the stac3 gene encoding SH3 and cysteine-rich domain-containing protein 3 produces the protein MDQEDDKNSVDIHDNPPAPDNFVREDGDTVYFIYDEEVEVEEKEPEPPPPVLRINDKPHKFKDHYCKKPKFCDVCARMIVLNNKFALRCKNCKTNIHHSCQSYVEFQKCFGKIPPGFRRAYSSPLYSSDIPDPNNPNRNDPVFDTLRVGVIMANKERKKNENDKKNMMMMMEEEEEENKQPKENEEGGEGKPDDKKEKGEHKADDKSKGTFSQTHYYLALYRFKAIEKDDLDFHPGDRITVLDDSNEEWWRGKMGEKSGYFPTNYLIKVRASERVFKVMRSFVGNREMGQITLKKDQIVVKKGDEKGGYLKVSTGRKLGYFPANLLEEITVT, from the exons ATGGATCA GGAGGATGATAAAAACTCTGTGGATATCCATGACAACCCTCCCGCTCCTGACAACTTTGTGAGAGAGGACGGAGACACT GTCTACTTCATTTAtgatgaggaggtggaggttgAAGAGAAGGAGCCagaacctcctcctcctgttctccgGATCAACGACAAACCCCACAAGTTCAAGGACCACTACTGCAAAAAACCCAAGTTCTGCGATGTCTGTGCCCGCATGATAGTCT taAACAACAAGTTTGCTTTGAGGTGTAAAAACTGCAAGACTAATATCCACCACTCATGCCAGTCTTATGTCGAGTTCCAGAAGTGCTTTGGCAAAATT CCGCCTGGCTTCAGAAGGGCCTACAGCTCCCCACTGTACAGCAGTGACATACCAGATCCAA ACAACCCAAACAGGAACGACCCGGTCTTTGACACCCTGCGTGTTGGTGTCATCATGGCAAATAAGGAACGcaaaaagaatgaaaatgacaagaaaaat atgatgatgatgatggaggaagaagaagaggagaacaaaCAACCCAAAGAGaatgaggagggaggagaag GAAAGCCTGATGATAAGAAGGAGAAAGGAGAACACAAAGCGGATGACAAG AGTAAGGGTACGTTCAGCCAGACTCACTACTACCTGGCTCTCTACCGCTTCAAGGCCATAGAGAAAGACGACCTCGACTTCCA CCCTGGTGATCGGATCACAGTGCTGGATGACTCCAATGAAGAGTGGTGGAGG GGAAAGATGGGGGAGAAGTCAGGCTACTTCCCCACCAACTACCTAATAAAAGTGCGTGCGTCAGAGAGAGTTTTCAAGGTGATGCGCTCCTTCGTAGGGAACAGAGAGATGGGACAAATCACACTGAAGAAAGATCAG ATTGTGGTGAAAAAAGGAGACGAGAAAGGCGGCTACTTGAAAGTCAGCACTGGACGCAAGCTGGGCTACTTCCCTGCTAATCTGCTGGAGGAGATCACTGTGACATAA
- the mbd6 gene encoding methyl-CpG-binding domain protein 5 isoform X1 produces MMGGSETVSGDKDGVRTTAIHVPIGWQRRVDGGQVIYVSPSDTALCSLDEVKSYLLTDGTCKCGLECPLIIHKVFNFTVGVKVEQQSQPLGKAEQDMTKLCNHRRKVVAMAALCRSMQASQLPYANLHHPEMSSGVDIRDSKRALLEREEEDHGIYHHPKLHPAPARPHSNLHMTPCASPKSSHHFIYPYNGSSPVLHTNSHHPLEALRRLNHPSSSSSSSTTSSFPAYSAAQRSPRTPTPQGQRTPKTPETPGSPRLGPLSSPPPFSPMGGGGRGAQTHAHHSHGVIVGGSPLSPPPSLSPSVFNMNCVSPHQRSRHPSASPSPISDQGGGFTAAAGGLMGSNLHQRRKSSSSSPHSPLPGGSPNPSPHFPKYKLEDILEQFKNSGNSSTNNHHLLIPINSSLLTNQSSSNPNALSSKPSKTTASPIQSAGPPAFGLNSAGTSSLPLGPYLNHHHHHSHQGKVPHPASFPASSLLSAAAKAQLANQITQGQSSKAEVLQEAQQQQSSKVTNSTLHNSHPPSSHASTRLLHPSLAAASSVLFPPSHSLAQSLASSLPHLPPVAERNASHRKRQRRSPTVLSMLRDTQQLVNGPRRTPPGEAISATVINLSSSSSSTFSSLHSSSTSAVQNQNATMLENHHNLLPGKTQRLSGPRQMAHLSRQTEALDFTTGSATTPLSLDPPTQPLSALLHLLSVQNAQASASAQPGSMSNEGGRHTNKQSPRRSPSSPAPHSKVRHSQTRSPCRTGNTNPLPSVLQPLSPPPTSSQFRSVQSPSRPQSTKSSPLQRHSPSYSVLSNSHLALHNSSSPSRHMFPSHQPAEHHIPTIDSLSQTPLRETEEMGSNSISASDDLSHSQGSVSMAISSSPKPLDLSNHVLALLAASSTASPGEGCSPDRTADVVMSSQGNPTAGTEEPRCVDPKVTKPPAAMSPGPPISSRLGDNPSPHTPSGVGDSTSHLPLAEAFPFMNQEQLLQLLSSTGGLPSLLDPAVLASLPLGGLWLGGQNAQIPPANATPQTPQTLAEQQHSEQQLLMQQQDHQQKQQHINNPLFPLLPLLSGAHGELPLNLLGLLNPLLPPGSTPTPGQDSDLGLTEKPSLQALLMASLLLGQQHASLLPLSGLGQLSQVSLEVPLQQPQHIPNTLEGLTLDKTSGLLDPSALSAAGLLEVAQGLLPIPPGAEGSMQALQSLLLSAALPPPHAAFLPLSPALLNAALSSAELHPPPHTQLAPAQQTQHTHPQVPSDTGVDTLIPLSLQGKDNPILQQLLPTLLNSALLGDLSAITGLHNMLGIGAGSILLPPVQTSALGMPLLQGPDGAINLLNNIQLNLAPPSEGEKPMPLQETQNPSRQEDIPASQMAPSPVPAPVSAPAQEHTPPPHRGSEGRSVIDPYTSFMDTIYTSFLQVSAKEQEGRAHMGPSDLTSPFCALPPVSFPVEHQTPSTSVPTLPQASAPVSLSPRRACSLRNPDLSRLSLEAAAHSPAQGTPKPTEEGSTSHLQRRRAMVGGHTHPEPPLPSIYLEEAKTDCRGQTAAVCPYVEAGVDRQGHLPHTGYLSPRDGCSGRPNEETAGTLLRTEQGRDQAGAAGGARRGRKRKQTLQNVLEDFRDMDATALEETKATTALLKPERSVRGRRRRGARSQRQ; encoded by the exons ATGATGGGAGGCAGTGAGACTGTCAGTGGGGACAAGGATGGGGTCCGCACCACTGCAATACACGTCCCCATCGGCTGGCAGAGGAGAGTGGATGGCGGGCAGGTGATCTATGTCAG TCCTAGTGACACTGCCCTATGCTCTCTGGACGAGGTCAAGTCCTATCTGTTGACTGATGGCACCTGCAAGTGTGGTCTTGAGTGTCCACTCATCATCCATAAG GTTTTCAACTTCACTGTGGGAGTGAAGGTGGAGCAGCAAAGCCAGCCACTAGGCAAGGCTGAGCAGGACATGACCAAACTGTGTAACCATCGCAGGAAAGTGGTCGCCATGGCTGCTCTCTGTCGGAGTATGCAGGCCTCACAGCTGCCATATGCCAACCTTCATCATCCAG AGATGAGCAGTGGAGTGGACATCCGGGATTCGAAGCGAGCTCTCTTGGAGCGTGAAGAGGAAGACCATGGCATTTACCATCATCCCAAACTCCACCCAGCCCCAGCACGTCCCCACAGCAACCTCCACATGACCCCCTGTGCCAGCCCCAAATCCTCCCACCACTTCATCTACCCGTACAACGGTTCCTCCCCTGTCCTCCACACAAACTCTCACCATCCGCTAGAAGCTTTGAGAAGACTCAAccatccttcctcctcctccagctcctctacCACCTCCTCATTCCCAGCCTACAGCGCTGCCCAGAGGTCGCCCCGCACCCCCACACCTCAAGGTCAAAGAACGCCCAAAACCCCGGAGACGCCGGGTTCTCCTCGTCTAGggcccctctcttcacctccACCCTTTTCCCCTatgggtggaggaggaagaggagcacaGACTCACGCTCATCACTCTCATGGTGTCATTGTGGGAggttcccccctctctccccctccctccctctccccctctgtctttaACATGAACTGTGTGTCTCCTCACCAGCGCTCCCGCCACCCTTCAGCCTCTCCTTCCCCAATCTCTGATCAGGGAGGAGGCTTTACAGCAGCGGCAGGAGGACTGATGGGAAGTAACTTGCATCAGAGGAGGaaatcctcctcttcctctccacacTCTCCTCTCCCAGGTGGCTCCCCAAACCCCAGCCCCCACTTCCCCAAGTACAAGCTGGAAGACATCTTGGAGCAGTTTAAGAACTCAGGCAACAGCAGCACTAATAACCACCACCTCCTTATCCCGATTAACTCCTCATTACTGACCAACCAAAGCAGTAGCAACCCTAACGCTCTTTCCTCTAAACCCTCCAAGACCACCGCAAGTCCCATTCAGAGCGCAGGACCACCAGCTTTTGGGTTGAACTCCGCAGGGACTTCTAGTTTACCTCTGGGGCCGTATCtgaaccaccaccaccatcacagCCATCAGGGGAAGGTGCCTCACCCGGCCTCTTTCCCCGCGAGCAgcctgctctctgctgctgctaagGCCCAGCTGGCGAACCAGATAACCCAGGGCCAGAGCTCCAAGGCAGAGGTCTTGCAGGAGGCACAGCAACAACAGTCATCAAAGGTAACAAACAGCACTTTACATAACAGccaccctccctcctcccatGCTTCTACTAGGcttctccatccctcccttGCAGCAGCGTCCTCAGtccttttccctccctctcactctctggCCCAGTCCCTGGCGTCCTCCTTGCCCCACCTGCCTCCCGTGGCAGAACGCAATGCGTCACACAGGAAGAGGCAGCGGCGGTCTCCCACAGTGCTCAGCATGCTTCGAGACACCCAGCAGCTGGTTAACGGGCCGCGGAGGACCCCACCAGGAGAGGCCATTTCTGCTACTGTCATCAACctatcatcctcctcttcctctaccttTTCCTCCTTGCACTCCTCCTCTACCTCAGCTGTGCAGAACCAGAATGCTACCATGTTAGAAAACCATCACAATCTCCTTCCCGGGAAGACACAAAGGCTCTCTGGTCCCAGACAGATGGCACACCTGTCCAGACAAACGGAAGCTCTGGATTTCACTACAGGCTCGGCGACTACCCCTCTAAGTTTGGACCCTCCCACCCAGCCTCTGTCCGCGCTGTTGCACCTGCTCAGCGTGCAGAACGCACAGGCCTCAGCTTCTGCTCAGCCAGGATCTATGTCCAATGAAGGAGGCAgacacactaacaaacaaagCCCCAGACGCTCCCCATCCTCTCCCGCCCCTCATTCTAAGGTTAGACACTCACAAACCCGGTCACCGTGCCGAACTGGTAACACTAATCCTCTCCCATCGGTGCTACAGcctctttctcctccccccACGTCCTCACAGTTCAGATCGGTGCAGTCTCCCTCGCGTCCTCAGTCCACTAAATCAAGTCCTCTACAGAGACATTCTCCATCTTATTCAGTGCTGTCTAACTCGCATTTAGCTTTACACAACAGCAGCAGTCCGTCTCGCCATATGTTTCCCTCCCATCAACCAGCTGAGCACCACATTCCTACAATAGACTCTCTTTCCCAGACTCCATTGCGGGAAACAGAGGAGATGGGTAGTAACAGCATATCTGCATCGGATGACCTGAGTCATTCTCAAGGCAGTGTTTCTATGGCGATATCCAGCTCCCCGAAACCTCTTGATCTTAGCAACCATGTCCTGGCCCTTCTCGCAGCATCTTCCACTGCATCCCCGGGGGAGGGCTGCTCCCCCGACCGTACCGCTGATGTTGTGATGTCTTCCCAAGGAAATCCCACTGcag GAACAGAGGAGCCTAGATGTGTAGACCCGAAAGTGACCAAACCTCCAGCAGCCATGAGCCCTGGACCCCCTATCTCCTCCCGTCTCGGGGATAATCCCAGTCCTCATACACCTTCAGGGGTGGGCGACTCCACCTCTCACTTACCTCTGGCAGAGGCCTTCCCATTCATGAACCAAGAGCAGCTGCTCCAGCTGCTGTCATCCACAGGAGGTCTGCCATCCCTCCTGGACCCTGCAGTCCTGGCTTCATTGCCCCTTGGGGGGTTGTGGTTGGGAGGGCAAAATGCACAGATACCCCCTGCCAATGCCACACCACAAACACCACAGACTCTTGCAGAGCAGCAGCACTCCGAGCAGCAGCTACTGATGCAGCAGCAGGACCatcagcagaagcagcagcacatcAACAATCCCCTGTTCCCCCTGCTGCCCTTGTTGAGCGGTGCCCACGGGGAGCTGCCTCTGAACCTTTTGGGCCTGCTTAACCCGCTCCTACCCCCAGGCTCAACTCCTACCCCAGGACAGGATTCTGATTTAGGGCTAACAGAAAAACCAAGCCTTCAGGCTCTGCTGATGGCCTCCCTGTTGCTTGGACAACAGCATGCGTCTTTGTTACCTCTGTCTGGGCTGGGTCAGTTGAGCCAGGTGAGCCTGGAGGTTCCTCTCCAGCAGCCTCAGCACATCCCCAACACTCTGGAGGGCCTCACCTTGGATAAGACCTCCGGCCTCCTGGATCCATCGGCCCTCTCAGCCGCGGGACTCCTGGAGGTCGCCCAGGGCCTCCTCCCCATCCCTCCAGGAGCTGAGGGCTCTATGCAGGCCCTgcagtctctgctcctctctgccgctcttcctcctccccacGCAGCCTTCCTGCCCCTCAGCCCTGCCCTTCTCAATGCTGCCCTGAGCTCTGCTGAGCTCCACCCGCCCCCCCACACCCAATTAGCTCCTGCACAGCAAACCCAACATACCCATCCTCAG GTACCCTCTGATACTGGTGTTGACACCCTCATCCCTCTATCTCTTCAAGGCAAGGACAAccccatcctccaacagctaCTGCCCACTCTGCTTAACTCTGCTCTATTAG GAGATCTTTCCGCCATCACAGGCCTCCACAACATGTTGGGGATTGGAGCAGGTTCCATCCTCCTGCCCCCGGTGCAGACCTCTGCATTGGGCATGCCTCTTCTGCAGGGTCCTGATGGAGCCATCAACTTGCTCAACAACATACAG CTAAACCTTGCACCACCCTCAGAAGGAGAGAAGCCAATGCCCTTGCAGGAAACGCAAAATCCTTCCCGACAGGAAGACATTCCAGCCAGTCAGATGGCTCCCAGTCCTGTTCCGGCTCCAGTTTCAGCCCCTGCACAGGAACACACCCCACCCCCACATCGGGGATCTGAGGGCAGGTCTGTCATAGATCCCTACACCTCTTTCATGGACACGATTTATACCTCCTTCCTTCAAGTCAGCGCTAAAGAGCAGGAAGGCAGGGCCCACATGGGGCCATCTGACCTCACTTCACCCTTCTGTGCCTTACCACCGGTTTCTTTCCCTGTGGAACATCAAACCCCGTCCACCTCTGTCCCGACTCTGCCCCAGGCAAGTGCCCCGGTCTCCCTCAGCCCGCGTCGGGCCTGTTCCCTGCGCAACCCAGACTTATCCAGACTCAGCTTGGAAGCAGCAGCCCATTCCCCAGCCCAGGGGACGCCCAAACCCACTGAGGAAGGCTCTACATCACACTTACAAAGGAGACGGGCTATGGTGGGGGGACACACTCACCCAGAGCCTCCTCTGCCATCTATATACCTTGAGGAGGCTAAGACAGACTGTAGGGGGCAAACTGCAGCTGTGTGCCCCTATGTAGAGGCAGGGGTAGATAGGCAGGGGCATCTTCCCCACACAGGGTACCTCAGTCCCAGGGATGGATGCAGTGGGAGGCCCAATGAGGAGACAGCTGGGACATTGCTGCGCACCGAGCAAGGAAGG GATCAAGCTGGAGCAGCGGGTGGAgcaaggagaggaaggaaaaggaaacaaac GCTACAGAATGTGTTAGAAGACTTCAGAGACATGGATGCTACAGCACTAGAGGAAACCAAGGCTACG ACAGCGCTGCTGAAGCCCGAGAGGTCGGTCCGCGGCAGGAGGCGACGAGGCGCCAGGTCTCAGAGGCAGTGA
- the mbd6 gene encoding mucin-2 isoform X2 translates to MSSGVDIRDSKRALLEREEEDHGIYHHPKLHPAPARPHSNLHMTPCASPKSSHHFIYPYNGSSPVLHTNSHHPLEALRRLNHPSSSSSSSTTSSFPAYSAAQRSPRTPTPQGQRTPKTPETPGSPRLGPLSSPPPFSPMGGGGRGAQTHAHHSHGVIVGGSPLSPPPSLSPSVFNMNCVSPHQRSRHPSASPSPISDQGGGFTAAAGGLMGSNLHQRRKSSSSSPHSPLPGGSPNPSPHFPKYKLEDILEQFKNSGNSSTNNHHLLIPINSSLLTNQSSSNPNALSSKPSKTTASPIQSAGPPAFGLNSAGTSSLPLGPYLNHHHHHSHQGKVPHPASFPASSLLSAAAKAQLANQITQGQSSKAEVLQEAQQQQSSKVTNSTLHNSHPPSSHASTRLLHPSLAAASSVLFPPSHSLAQSLASSLPHLPPVAERNASHRKRQRRSPTVLSMLRDTQQLVNGPRRTPPGEAISATVINLSSSSSSTFSSLHSSSTSAVQNQNATMLENHHNLLPGKTQRLSGPRQMAHLSRQTEALDFTTGSATTPLSLDPPTQPLSALLHLLSVQNAQASASAQPGSMSNEGGRHTNKQSPRRSPSSPAPHSKVRHSQTRSPCRTGNTNPLPSVLQPLSPPPTSSQFRSVQSPSRPQSTKSSPLQRHSPSYSVLSNSHLALHNSSSPSRHMFPSHQPAEHHIPTIDSLSQTPLRETEEMGSNSISASDDLSHSQGSVSMAISSSPKPLDLSNHVLALLAASSTASPGEGCSPDRTADVVMSSQGNPTAGTEEPRCVDPKVTKPPAAMSPGPPISSRLGDNPSPHTPSGVGDSTSHLPLAEAFPFMNQEQLLQLLSSTGGLPSLLDPAVLASLPLGGLWLGGQNAQIPPANATPQTPQTLAEQQHSEQQLLMQQQDHQQKQQHINNPLFPLLPLLSGAHGELPLNLLGLLNPLLPPGSTPTPGQDSDLGLTEKPSLQALLMASLLLGQQHASLLPLSGLGQLSQVSLEVPLQQPQHIPNTLEGLTLDKTSGLLDPSALSAAGLLEVAQGLLPIPPGAEGSMQALQSLLLSAALPPPHAAFLPLSPALLNAALSSAELHPPPHTQLAPAQQTQHTHPQVPSDTGVDTLIPLSLQGKDNPILQQLLPTLLNSALLGDLSAITGLHNMLGIGAGSILLPPVQTSALGMPLLQGPDGAINLLNNIQLNLAPPSEGEKPMPLQETQNPSRQEDIPASQMAPSPVPAPVSAPAQEHTPPPHRGSEGRSVIDPYTSFMDTIYTSFLQVSAKEQEGRAHMGPSDLTSPFCALPPVSFPVEHQTPSTSVPTLPQASAPVSLSPRRACSLRNPDLSRLSLEAAAHSPAQGTPKPTEEGSTSHLQRRRAMVGGHTHPEPPLPSIYLEEAKTDCRGQTAAVCPYVEAGVDRQGHLPHTGYLSPRDGCSGRPNEETAGTLLRTEQGRDQAGAAGGARRGRKRKQTLQNVLEDFRDMDATALEETKATTALLKPERSVRGRRRRGARSQRQ, encoded by the exons ATGAGCAGTGGAGTGGACATCCGGGATTCGAAGCGAGCTCTCTTGGAGCGTGAAGAGGAAGACCATGGCATTTACCATCATCCCAAACTCCACCCAGCCCCAGCACGTCCCCACAGCAACCTCCACATGACCCCCTGTGCCAGCCCCAAATCCTCCCACCACTTCATCTACCCGTACAACGGTTCCTCCCCTGTCCTCCACACAAACTCTCACCATCCGCTAGAAGCTTTGAGAAGACTCAAccatccttcctcctcctccagctcctctacCACCTCCTCATTCCCAGCCTACAGCGCTGCCCAGAGGTCGCCCCGCACCCCCACACCTCAAGGTCAAAGAACGCCCAAAACCCCGGAGACGCCGGGTTCTCCTCGTCTAGggcccctctcttcacctccACCCTTTTCCCCTatgggtggaggaggaagaggagcacaGACTCACGCTCATCACTCTCATGGTGTCATTGTGGGAggttcccccctctctccccctccctccctctccccctctgtctttaACATGAACTGTGTGTCTCCTCACCAGCGCTCCCGCCACCCTTCAGCCTCTCCTTCCCCAATCTCTGATCAGGGAGGAGGCTTTACAGCAGCGGCAGGAGGACTGATGGGAAGTAACTTGCATCAGAGGAGGaaatcctcctcttcctctccacacTCTCCTCTCCCAGGTGGCTCCCCAAACCCCAGCCCCCACTTCCCCAAGTACAAGCTGGAAGACATCTTGGAGCAGTTTAAGAACTCAGGCAACAGCAGCACTAATAACCACCACCTCCTTATCCCGATTAACTCCTCATTACTGACCAACCAAAGCAGTAGCAACCCTAACGCTCTTTCCTCTAAACCCTCCAAGACCACCGCAAGTCCCATTCAGAGCGCAGGACCACCAGCTTTTGGGTTGAACTCCGCAGGGACTTCTAGTTTACCTCTGGGGCCGTATCtgaaccaccaccaccatcacagCCATCAGGGGAAGGTGCCTCACCCGGCCTCTTTCCCCGCGAGCAgcctgctctctgctgctgctaagGCCCAGCTGGCGAACCAGATAACCCAGGGCCAGAGCTCCAAGGCAGAGGTCTTGCAGGAGGCACAGCAACAACAGTCATCAAAGGTAACAAACAGCACTTTACATAACAGccaccctccctcctcccatGCTTCTACTAGGcttctccatccctcccttGCAGCAGCGTCCTCAGtccttttccctccctctcactctctggCCCAGTCCCTGGCGTCCTCCTTGCCCCACCTGCCTCCCGTGGCAGAACGCAATGCGTCACACAGGAAGAGGCAGCGGCGGTCTCCCACAGTGCTCAGCATGCTTCGAGACACCCAGCAGCTGGTTAACGGGCCGCGGAGGACCCCACCAGGAGAGGCCATTTCTGCTACTGTCATCAACctatcatcctcctcttcctctaccttTTCCTCCTTGCACTCCTCCTCTACCTCAGCTGTGCAGAACCAGAATGCTACCATGTTAGAAAACCATCACAATCTCCTTCCCGGGAAGACACAAAGGCTCTCTGGTCCCAGACAGATGGCACACCTGTCCAGACAAACGGAAGCTCTGGATTTCACTACAGGCTCGGCGACTACCCCTCTAAGTTTGGACCCTCCCACCCAGCCTCTGTCCGCGCTGTTGCACCTGCTCAGCGTGCAGAACGCACAGGCCTCAGCTTCTGCTCAGCCAGGATCTATGTCCAATGAAGGAGGCAgacacactaacaaacaaagCCCCAGACGCTCCCCATCCTCTCCCGCCCCTCATTCTAAGGTTAGACACTCACAAACCCGGTCACCGTGCCGAACTGGTAACACTAATCCTCTCCCATCGGTGCTACAGcctctttctcctccccccACGTCCTCACAGTTCAGATCGGTGCAGTCTCCCTCGCGTCCTCAGTCCACTAAATCAAGTCCTCTACAGAGACATTCTCCATCTTATTCAGTGCTGTCTAACTCGCATTTAGCTTTACACAACAGCAGCAGTCCGTCTCGCCATATGTTTCCCTCCCATCAACCAGCTGAGCACCACATTCCTACAATAGACTCTCTTTCCCAGACTCCATTGCGGGAAACAGAGGAGATGGGTAGTAACAGCATATCTGCATCGGATGACCTGAGTCATTCTCAAGGCAGTGTTTCTATGGCGATATCCAGCTCCCCGAAACCTCTTGATCTTAGCAACCATGTCCTGGCCCTTCTCGCAGCATCTTCCACTGCATCCCCGGGGGAGGGCTGCTCCCCCGACCGTACCGCTGATGTTGTGATGTCTTCCCAAGGAAATCCCACTGcag GAACAGAGGAGCCTAGATGTGTAGACCCGAAAGTGACCAAACCTCCAGCAGCCATGAGCCCTGGACCCCCTATCTCCTCCCGTCTCGGGGATAATCCCAGTCCTCATACACCTTCAGGGGTGGGCGACTCCACCTCTCACTTACCTCTGGCAGAGGCCTTCCCATTCATGAACCAAGAGCAGCTGCTCCAGCTGCTGTCATCCACAGGAGGTCTGCCATCCCTCCTGGACCCTGCAGTCCTGGCTTCATTGCCCCTTGGGGGGTTGTGGTTGGGAGGGCAAAATGCACAGATACCCCCTGCCAATGCCACACCACAAACACCACAGACTCTTGCAGAGCAGCAGCACTCCGAGCAGCAGCTACTGATGCAGCAGCAGGACCatcagcagaagcagcagcacatcAACAATCCCCTGTTCCCCCTGCTGCCCTTGTTGAGCGGTGCCCACGGGGAGCTGCCTCTGAACCTTTTGGGCCTGCTTAACCCGCTCCTACCCCCAGGCTCAACTCCTACCCCAGGACAGGATTCTGATTTAGGGCTAACAGAAAAACCAAGCCTTCAGGCTCTGCTGATGGCCTCCCTGTTGCTTGGACAACAGCATGCGTCTTTGTTACCTCTGTCTGGGCTGGGTCAGTTGAGCCAGGTGAGCCTGGAGGTTCCTCTCCAGCAGCCTCAGCACATCCCCAACACTCTGGAGGGCCTCACCTTGGATAAGACCTCCGGCCTCCTGGATCCATCGGCCCTCTCAGCCGCGGGACTCCTGGAGGTCGCCCAGGGCCTCCTCCCCATCCCTCCAGGAGCTGAGGGCTCTATGCAGGCCCTgcagtctctgctcctctctgccgctcttcctcctccccacGCAGCCTTCCTGCCCCTCAGCCCTGCCCTTCTCAATGCTGCCCTGAGCTCTGCTGAGCTCCACCCGCCCCCCCACACCCAATTAGCTCCTGCACAGCAAACCCAACATACCCATCCTCAG GTACCCTCTGATACTGGTGTTGACACCCTCATCCCTCTATCTCTTCAAGGCAAGGACAAccccatcctccaacagctaCTGCCCACTCTGCTTAACTCTGCTCTATTAG GAGATCTTTCCGCCATCACAGGCCTCCACAACATGTTGGGGATTGGAGCAGGTTCCATCCTCCTGCCCCCGGTGCAGACCTCTGCATTGGGCATGCCTCTTCTGCAGGGTCCTGATGGAGCCATCAACTTGCTCAACAACATACAG CTAAACCTTGCACCACCCTCAGAAGGAGAGAAGCCAATGCCCTTGCAGGAAACGCAAAATCCTTCCCGACAGGAAGACATTCCAGCCAGTCAGATGGCTCCCAGTCCTGTTCCGGCTCCAGTTTCAGCCCCTGCACAGGAACACACCCCACCCCCACATCGGGGATCTGAGGGCAGGTCTGTCATAGATCCCTACACCTCTTTCATGGACACGATTTATACCTCCTTCCTTCAAGTCAGCGCTAAAGAGCAGGAAGGCAGGGCCCACATGGGGCCATCTGACCTCACTTCACCCTTCTGTGCCTTACCACCGGTTTCTTTCCCTGTGGAACATCAAACCCCGTCCACCTCTGTCCCGACTCTGCCCCAGGCAAGTGCCCCGGTCTCCCTCAGCCCGCGTCGGGCCTGTTCCCTGCGCAACCCAGACTTATCCAGACTCAGCTTGGAAGCAGCAGCCCATTCCCCAGCCCAGGGGACGCCCAAACCCACTGAGGAAGGCTCTACATCACACTTACAAAGGAGACGGGCTATGGTGGGGGGACACACTCACCCAGAGCCTCCTCTGCCATCTATATACCTTGAGGAGGCTAAGACAGACTGTAGGGGGCAAACTGCAGCTGTGTGCCCCTATGTAGAGGCAGGGGTAGATAGGCAGGGGCATCTTCCCCACACAGGGTACCTCAGTCCCAGGGATGGATGCAGTGGGAGGCCCAATGAGGAGACAGCTGGGACATTGCTGCGCACCGAGCAAGGAAGG GATCAAGCTGGAGCAGCGGGTGGAgcaaggagaggaaggaaaaggaaacaaac GCTACAGAATGTGTTAGAAGACTTCAGAGACATGGATGCTACAGCACTAGAGGAAACCAAGGCTACG ACAGCGCTGCTGAAGCCCGAGAGGTCGGTCCGCGGCAGGAGGCGACGAGGCGCCAGGTCTCAGAGGCAGTGA